A genomic stretch from Arachis stenosperma cultivar V10309 chromosome 3, arast.V10309.gnm1.PFL2, whole genome shotgun sequence includes:
- the LOC130966607 gene encoding uncharacterized protein LOC130966607, with product MNWIQRKIFLYNVTFGLYMLDWWERCTFNILLIVLMWFVIRYVTEFFRRYVFKQYM from the exons ATGAATTGGATTCAGCGCAAGATCTTCCTCTACAATGTTACTTTTGGGCTTTATATGTTGGATTGGTGGGAACGCTGTACTTTCA ATATTTTGCTGATTGTATTAATGTGGTTCGTGATACGATATGTTACTGAGTTTTTCAGGAG GTATGTGTTCAAGCAGTATATGTAG